One Keratinibaculum paraultunense genomic window carries:
- a CDS encoding TatD family hydrolase — MKIIKYDTHTHLDLYDDIKEKLQFIEENKIYSIIMTNIPKLYLRYKAKYHNLKYSRFALGLHPELAVQFKSQLKLFLDYVAESRYIGEIGLDFSNGVNKEQILIFEKIIDSCSFFNDKIISIHSRNAVDSVIDIVGESKNRIILHWFTGTDKELERAIAKGYYFSLNIDMLNTKKGKNLLLTVPSSKLLIESDSPFTKYTKNDFTIDYFDKFYMLSSKILGKSEEEVKLLFSSNFIDLLSNI, encoded by the coding sequence ATGAAGATAATAAAATATGATACTCATACCCACCTTGACTTATATGATGATATTAAAGAAAAACTTCAATTCATTGAGGAAAACAAGATTTATTCCATTATTATGACTAATATACCAAAACTTTATCTTAGATATAAAGCTAAATATCACAATTTAAAATATAGTAGGTTTGCTCTTGGACTACACCCAGAACTTGCTGTTCAATTTAAGAGTCAACTCAAATTGTTTTTAGATTATGTAGCAGAGAGTAGATATATAGGTGAAATAGGTTTAGATTTTTCTAATGGAGTTAATAAAGAACAGATTTTAATCTTTGAGAAAATTATTGATTCTTGCAGCTTTTTTAATGATAAAATTATTAGCATTCATAGTAGAAATGCCGTAGATAGTGTAATTGATATTGTAGGAGAAAGTAAAAACAGGATAATCCTTCATTGGTTTACTGGCACTGATAAAGAGCTTGAGCGTGCTATTGCAAAAGGATATTATTTTTCTTTAAATATTGACATGTTAAATACTAAAAAAGGAAAAAATCTTTTGCTGACTGTGCCATCAAGCAAATTATTAATAGAAAGCGATTCTCCATTTACAAAATATACAAAAAATGATTTTACTATTGATTACTTTGATAAATTTTATATGCTATCATCAAAAATATTAGGGAAATCTGAAGAAGAAGTAAAACTATTATTTAGTAGCAATTTTATAGATTTACTTTCAAATATATAA
- the qatC gene encoding Qat anti-phage system QueC-like protein QatC, translated as MINIVYKYSSDEEYAIDEDYITCSFDDYRYTFWKEKLELLPKFPSIEAIDLLMISLAVYAADRIILRKEALDGWERSIHLHLPVLNIDLMESNKQLLKQITNFLTGDNWEFTFRERELTLEESMRRVQMTQRRIDTLDINKICMFSGGLDSFIGAIDLLEEKGNDIIFVSHYGGGKGTLEYQKVLKQELVNKYSISENHFFSFYAAPLGGKEDTMRSRSFMFFSHAIAIASCFDRRINLFIPENGYISLNIPLTFSRIGSSSTRTTHPHYLKLFQQLIDNLNLKVTFINPYQFKTKGEMIAECKNKQFLIDNIVNTMSCSHPDLGRMRGESETKHCGTCFPCVIRRAAIKSAGIEDMTTYFDSNFSSGPTARMNFNSYLLGLEKFDAKKAFLDIQMSGPIDSNVELYESLLIRGMAELEGVLIDYYEDNKI; from the coding sequence GTGATAAATATTGTGTATAAATATTCTTCTGATGAAGAATATGCTATTGATGAGGATTACATAACATGTAGTTTCGATGATTATAGATATACTTTTTGGAAGGAAAAACTAGAATTATTACCAAAATTTCCATCTATAGAAGCAATAGACCTTTTAATGATATCATTAGCTGTTTACGCTGCTGATCGAATAATCTTGAGAAAAGAAGCTTTAGATGGGTGGGAAAGAAGCATACATTTGCATTTACCAGTACTAAATATAGATTTGATGGAAAGCAATAAACAACTACTGAAACAAATAACAAATTTTCTTACTGGTGACAATTGGGAATTTACATTCAGAGAAAGAGAATTGACTTTAGAAGAGAGTATGCGCAGAGTTCAGATGACTCAGAGAAGAATTGACACACTAGATATCAATAAGATATGTATGTTCTCTGGAGGACTCGACTCATTTATTGGAGCCATAGATTTGTTGGAAGAAAAGGGTAATGATATTATTTTTGTAAGCCATTATGGAGGAGGAAAAGGTACATTAGAGTATCAAAAAGTTTTGAAACAGGAGCTAGTAAATAAATATTCAATTTCTGAAAACCATTTTTTCTCTTTTTATGCTGCTCCACTAGGTGGAAAAGAGGATACGATGAGATCTCGTTCATTTATGTTTTTTAGCCATGCAATAGCTATAGCTTCATGTTTTGATAGGAGAATAAACCTATTTATACCTGAAAATGGTTATATATCATTAAATATACCATTAACTTTTTCAAGAATAGGTTCAAGTAGTACAAGAACTACACATCCACATTATTTAAAGCTTTTTCAGCAATTAATAGATAACTTGAATTTAAAAGTAACTTTTATTAATCCATATCAGTTCAAAACAAAAGGAGAAATGATTGCAGAGTGTAAAAATAAACAATTTTTAATCGATAATATCGTCAATACAATGTCTTGCTCTCATCCTGATCTAGGCAGAATGCGTGGAGAAAGTGAAACTAAACATTGTGGAACATGTTTTCCATGTGTAATAAGAAGGGCAGCTATTAAGTCTGCTGGTATTGAGGATATGACAACTTATTTTGATTCAAACTTTTCATCTGGACCAACAGCAAGGATGAATTTTAATTCATATTTACTTGGACTTGAGAAATTTGATGCTAAAAAGGCGTTTCTCGATATTCAAATGTCTGGACCAATAGATTCTAATGTTGAACTTTATGAATCACTTTTAATACGAGGAATGGCTGAATTAGAGGGAGTGTTAATTGATTATTATGAAGATAATAAAATATGA
- a CDS encoding KAP family P-loop NTPase fold protein: MWKDSETELDYLDFDYLIETIINIIKNDNLLPSTIGVYGDWGSGKSSLINMSISSIKEDEDIVPIYFNGWLFEDYEDAKTALLGSILDVIEKEKKLDEKAKDCIIGLYKSIDKMKLFKNAINLGIGSFFTGGTKIIADFTISVLIDKIMSSNDEILKENLFETINAELTNKELRESIITFRKDFDNLLKQTKIDRLVVFIDELDRCSPETILETLEAIRLFLYVGRTVFIIGADERHISYAVQTKFKEIEGLGIDIGKEYLEKIIQYPVRIPRLSTREVELYISLLYMEKELTNEEFEKAIEFINEQKSKNFFDFQLDYNLLKSFDEDIANKVKLSLEISKQISSVLAKGLNGNPRHCKRFLNSMEMRLNMAKHKGIELDRKILAKTMLLEYFKPRMFAELVSAPIDLTGKIVELSALENNETESLEKLASWKDDDWVINWLNMEPYIGNEDLRPYFYFARTSLDNRYEMPKMKLSKVANEVLKKLLSGSESALRSACVKAEEVNDYEAALIIEHLISQITSSSEIIDTQFRALLEWGKLKKETHIAIIRGLEALSGTRIKPSHIPRVWNFAKEINQVQKINEILDEWIKHNPEIKPIIESERRN; the protein is encoded by the coding sequence ATGTGGAAAGATAGTGAAACTGAACTAGATTATCTTGATTTTGATTATTTGATTGAAACTATAATCAATATTATTAAGAATGATAATTTATTACCATCTACAATTGGGGTTTATGGGGACTGGGGAAGTGGGAAATCAAGTCTAATTAATATGAGTATATCTTCTATTAAAGAAGATGAAGATATAGTACCAATATATTTTAATGGCTGGTTGTTTGAGGATTACGAAGATGCTAAAACAGCTTTATTGGGGAGTATTTTAGATGTTATTGAAAAAGAGAAGAAGCTTGATGAAAAAGCAAAAGATTGTATTATTGGATTATATAAAAGTATTGATAAGATGAAACTGTTCAAAAATGCAATTAATTTAGGAATTGGATCATTTTTTACAGGGGGAACAAAAATCATTGCTGATTTTACTATTTCTGTTTTAATAGATAAAATTATGTCATCAAATGACGAGATATTAAAAGAGAATCTTTTCGAAACAATTAATGCAGAATTGACGAATAAAGAATTGCGTGAAAGCATTATTACATTTAGAAAAGATTTTGATAACTTATTGAAGCAAACAAAAATTGATAGGTTAGTTGTATTTATTGATGAGCTTGATAGATGTAGCCCTGAAACAATTTTAGAAACACTTGAAGCAATACGGCTTTTCTTATATGTCGGACGAACTGTTTTTATCATAGGTGCTGATGAAAGACATATTTCCTATGCTGTTCAAACAAAATTTAAAGAGATTGAAGGTCTTGGAATTGATATTGGAAAGGAATATTTAGAAAAAATTATTCAATATCCTGTAAGAATACCAAGGTTAAGTACTAGAGAAGTGGAATTATATATTTCATTACTATATATGGAAAAAGAACTTACGAATGAAGAGTTTGAAAAAGCAATAGAATTTATTAATGAACAAAAAAGTAAGAACTTTTTTGATTTTCAGCTTGATTACAATTTATTAAAGAGTTTCGATGAAGATATTGCAAATAAAGTTAAATTGAGCTTAGAGATATCAAAGCAGATTTCATCGGTTTTAGCTAAGGGACTAAATGGTAACCCAAGACATTGTAAGCGTTTTTTGAATTCTATGGAAATGAGATTGAATATGGCCAAACATAAAGGTATTGAGTTAGATAGAAAAATCTTAGCTAAAACAATGCTGCTGGAATATTTCAAACCAAGGATGTTTGCAGAATTAGTAAGTGCACCAATTGACTTGACGGGTAAAATAGTTGAACTATCAGCCCTTGAAAATAACGAAACTGAATCATTAGAAAAGTTGGCCTCATGGAAGGATGATGATTGGGTAATAAATTGGCTAAATATGGAGCCTTATATTGGAAATGAGGATTTGCGTCCATATTTTTACTTTGCTAGAACTTCGCTTGATAATAGATATGAAATGCCAAAGATGAAATTGAGCAAAGTAGCAAATGAGGTATTGAAAAAATTGCTATCAGGTTCTGAATCAGCTCTGCGTAGTGCTTGTGTTAAAGCAGAAGAAGTAAATGATTACGAAGCTGCATTAATAATTGAACATTTAATTTCGCAAATTACAAGTTCCAGCGAAATAATTGATACGCAATTTAGAGCATTATTAGAATGGGGAAAACTAAAAAAAGAAACACATATTGCAATAATTAGAGGTTTAGAAGCTTTGAGTGGTACTAGGATAAAACCATCCCATATACCTAGAGTGTGGAACTTTGCAAAAGAAATTAATCAAGTGCAAAAAATTAATGAAATTTTAGATGAATGGATTAAGCACAATCCAGAAATTAAGCCCATAATTGAATCAGAGAGGAGAAATTAG
- a CDS encoding ISLre2 family transposase, with protein sequence MNTIIHEIIEKITRDFNNNIEDLMLNSRDISRFIINTKKSLDEIGAMIVKEALEMLDEIIRESSSRKKEYYIQRRIDEKTLITIFGEVNYLRTYYKSKKDGSYRYLSDELVGIYPYERMDLSYESELIKEAIETSYEKSGKRASNNVQVTKQTVMNTIRKLGEVENDEAKLPTKKKQVKTIYIEADEDHVALQNGKNKEIKLIYVHEGKKYKSKGRYELINKRYFTGSLKNSEELWLEVANYLEEAYEMDKVEKIYISGDGASWIKEGLNWIKGSKHVLDYFHLSKYVRKATAHMPHTIEVLWSYINNRNKDHVKELLNFIIEETESQAKKEAVKDSKRYILNHWDSIMRGYEEEYIGCSAEGHISHILSSRLSSRPLGWSLVGADQMARLRVYKANGGDIYELLSKKKGERQKENRIIELEKKVVKKKLRTASAETIDNIPYINDGRRTWQRQILKAIRGA encoded by the coding sequence ATGAATACAATTATACACGAAATTATAGAAAAAATCACTAGAGATTTCAATAATAATATAGAGGATTTGATGTTAAATAGCAGGGATATATCAAGATTCATAATAAATACTAAAAAATCATTGGATGAAATAGGAGCAATGATAGTAAAAGAAGCCTTAGAGATGCTAGATGAAATAATAAGAGAATCTAGTAGTAGGAAAAAGGAATATTACATACAAAGAAGAATTGACGAAAAAACTTTAATTACAATATTTGGAGAAGTAAATTATCTAAGGACATATTACAAAAGTAAAAAAGATGGCAGCTATAGATATCTTTCAGATGAACTAGTAGGAATATATCCATATGAAAGAATGGATCTTTCATACGAATCGGAATTAATAAAAGAAGCTATAGAAACATCCTATGAGAAATCAGGTAAAAGAGCCTCAAATAATGTACAAGTAACAAAACAAACAGTAATGAACACCATAAGAAAGCTAGGAGAAGTAGAAAATGACGAAGCGAAATTGCCAACTAAAAAGAAACAAGTAAAAACAATCTATATAGAAGCAGATGAAGACCATGTAGCATTGCAAAATGGGAAAAATAAAGAAATAAAATTAATCTATGTCCATGAAGGCAAGAAATACAAATCAAAAGGAAGATATGAATTAATAAATAAAAGATACTTTACAGGCTCATTAAAAAATAGTGAAGAATTATGGCTAGAAGTTGCTAATTATCTAGAAGAAGCATATGAAATGGATAAGGTAGAAAAGATATATATCTCAGGAGATGGAGCAAGCTGGATAAAAGAAGGACTAAACTGGATTAAAGGAAGTAAACACGTACTAGATTACTTTCATTTATCCAAGTATGTAAGAAAAGCAACAGCACATATGCCTCATACAATAGAAGTATTATGGAGCTATATAAATAACCGTAATAAAGACCATGTAAAAGAATTACTAAACTTCATAATAGAAGAAACAGAATCACAGGCCAAGAAAGAAGCAGTAAAGGACAGTAAAAGATATATATTAAACCATTGGGACTCAATAATGAGGGGTTATGAGGAAGAATACATAGGTTGTAGTGCAGAAGGTCATATAAGTCATATATTATCCTCTAGATTAAGCTCAAGGCCATTAGGTTGGAGTTTGGTAGGAGCAGATCAAATGGCTCGCTTAAGAGTATATAAAGCAAATGGTGGTGATATATACGAATTACTAAGTAAGAAAAAAGGAGAAAGGCAAAAGGAAAATAGAATAATAGAGTTAGAAAAAAAGGTAGTAAAGAAGAAACTAAGAACAGCATCAGCAGAAACCATAGACAATATACCCTATATAAATGATGGAAGAAGAACTTGGCAACGACAGATACTAAAAGCCATTAGAGGTGCTTAA
- a CDS encoding ATP-binding cassette domain-containing protein translates to MELTLINVNKVFAGKKAVNDVSLKIGYGIHGLLGANGAGKTTLMKMICGILEPTSGEIMLNGQNTKKLGEEYLELLGYLPQNSGYYPEFTGMEYVDFIGTVKGLPKGIIKKRANELFELFQLFDMKNKKIKTYSGGMKQRLGLIQAMLNEPRILILDEPTAGLDPKQRLVFKNYLSHISKDRIIILSTHITSDIQDIADDIIIMKSGKIICKSDEETLLNQLIGKVWEFPVDDIELLANTENFPVIRYYRNGNKTKVRVFSETSPAEDAHLEEPNLEDLYLYYNPEQLQG, encoded by the coding sequence ATGGAATTAACTCTTATTAATGTTAACAAAGTATTTGCTGGGAAAAAGGCAGTTAATGATGTTTCGTTAAAAATTGGATATGGGATACATGGGCTTTTAGGAGCAAATGGCGCTGGTAAAACAACATTAATGAAAATGATATGTGGAATATTAGAACCTACTAGTGGTGAGATAATGCTTAATGGCCAAAATACTAAAAAACTTGGAGAAGAATATTTAGAACTACTAGGCTATCTACCACAAAATTCTGGTTATTATCCAGAATTTACAGGTATGGAATATGTAGACTTTATAGGTACAGTAAAAGGCCTTCCAAAAGGTATTATTAAAAAACGGGCTAATGAATTATTTGAGTTATTTCAACTGTTTGATATGAAAAATAAGAAGATAAAGACCTATTCTGGTGGTATGAAACAGCGCTTAGGACTAATTCAAGCAATGCTTAATGAACCTCGTATATTAATATTGGATGAACCAACAGCAGGTTTAGATCCTAAGCAGCGACTAGTTTTTAAAAATTATCTTTCCCATATTTCTAAGGATCGAATTATCATTCTATCAACCCATATTACATCAGATATCCAAGATATTGCAGATGATATCATTATAATGAAGTCTGGTAAAATAATATGCAAAAGTGATGAAGAAACATTACTTAATCAATTAATTGGAAAGGTATGGGAATTCCCCGTTGATGATATAGAATTATTGGCAAATACTGAAAACTTCCCTGTTATTCGTTATTACAGAAATGGCAATAAAACTAAAGTTAGAGTGTTTTCAGAAACTTCTCCAGCAGAGGATGCTCATTTAGAAGAGCCTAATCTTGAGGACCTTTATCTATATTATAATCCAGAACAACTTCAAGGTTAA
- a CDS encoding ABC transporter permease, whose translation MANMKIIARIIKFELKKILSSKLTIGALIISYLILIYSYVPNIFKYTFYDDNGNLLKRKQAVNYEKEFYKEYLNQVQTDERIRANIENLKEHYIVENNKTGFEYDKALPKDIYYEYYKPRESYFYWLSQNFISGPYPHILMIEFDELGDFYVHRQKNIETWFDSMNLTSTEREFWQQRANITKGPYQYGYYQGWNYINDSLDIVVFLVLAIGIGISCVFSEEHETGMDAILLSAKYGRTKLVTGKITASLIFAIAVVLVGLLLCVVPILLFFGTEGWNLPIQVLDAKILYNWTLLKTIGIRIFMSFLSALAVATIALSLSSKIKKTTPVAVIVILFYLGGLFIPVERGNRIFQKITRLLPAFLSGRQYYGLVTYSFFGKVLTFYHMAIAVYILLILILLPLSMIFFKKHQVE comes from the coding sequence ATGGCAAATATGAAAATAATAGCTCGTATTATTAAATTTGAACTAAAAAAGATACTAAGTTCTAAATTGACTATAGGTGCCCTTATTATAAGTTACCTAATTTTAATCTACTCTTATGTTCCAAATATCTTTAAATATACTTTTTATGATGATAATGGCAATTTACTTAAAAGAAAACAGGCGGTAAATTATGAAAAGGAATTTTACAAGGAATATTTAAACCAAGTACAAACAGATGAAAGGATTCGGGCCAATATAGAAAATTTAAAAGAACATTACATAGTAGAAAATAATAAAACTGGATTTGAATATGATAAAGCATTACCTAAAGACATATATTATGAATATTACAAACCTAGAGAGTCTTATTTTTATTGGCTTTCACAAAATTTCATATCCGGTCCATACCCTCATATATTGATGATAGAGTTTGATGAACTGGGCGACTTTTATGTACACAGACAAAAAAACATCGAAACATGGTTTGATTCAATGAATCTAACAAGTACTGAGAGGGAATTTTGGCAACAAAGAGCTAATATAACAAAAGGACCCTATCAGTATGGTTATTATCAAGGTTGGAATTATATCAATGATTCTTTAGACATAGTTGTATTTTTAGTTCTAGCTATAGGAATTGGCATTAGCTGTGTTTTTTCTGAGGAACATGAAACAGGAATGGATGCCATTTTATTGTCTGCAAAATACGGGAGGACGAAATTAGTAACAGGAAAAATTACTGCCTCTTTGATATTTGCGATTGCTGTTGTTCTAGTGGGGCTTTTACTATGCGTAGTTCCCATATTACTGTTTTTTGGCACTGAAGGATGGAATCTGCCTATACAGGTATTAGATGCGAAAATATTGTATAATTGGACATTATTAAAAACTATAGGAATCAGGATATTTATGAGCTTTTTAAGTGCTTTAGCTGTTGCAACAATAGCTTTAAGTTTATCTTCCAAAATTAAGAAGACAACGCCTGTTGCGGTAATTGTAATCTTATTTTATTTAGGTGGGTTATTTATTCCAGTGGAAAGAGGAAATAGGATATTTCAAAAAATAACAAGGCTTTTACCTGCTTTTTTAAGCGGCCGTCAGTACTATGGATTAGTCACATATTCCTTCTTTGGGAAAGTTTTGACATTTTATCATATGGCTATAGCTGTTTATATATTACTTATTTTAATCTTATTACCCCTTTCAATGATATTTTTTAAGAAACATCAAGTAGAATAA
- a CDS encoding sensor histidine kinase: protein MLLKKTTKSFLKGLIILTLILILIYMIIGSNFLHIFTNNFMFDIREVKVYGKTYIEGKLDWSSIRQTSILLIYAVYIIAFIISEVFIMRKVLEVKNAVALEIHERIQMLKNNLVPENKLEYLGIDKEIKALIEERNELIKQNQDQVIQHNQSMAFLAHDLKTPLTSIFGYVSLLLDEPNISEENRKKYLKIIQEKSKELENLINQFFDLAKFQLQISHLNLKKIDLLNLLIQMRETFYPKITQKNLKFEIDIEESIIFLVDQDLIARAFYNVIKNAIQYTKPGGKIRIYTISNSEYQSVIIENDVYGMTDEQASKLFQPFYRIDKSRNKSIEGSGLGLAISKEIMEKHKGRISSELTSSTLKIIMDFPLKMTNN from the coding sequence ATGTTATTGAAAAAAACGACTAAAAGTTTTCTTAAAGGTTTAATTATATTAACTCTCATATTGATTCTTATATATATGATTATTGGAAGTAACTTCCTACACATTTTTACAAACAATTTTATGTTTGACATAAGAGAAGTAAAGGTTTATGGTAAAACTTATATTGAGGGGAAATTGGATTGGAGTAGTATTAGGCAGACTTCAATACTACTAATCTATGCAGTATATATTATAGCATTTATTATTTCAGAAGTTTTCATTATGAGAAAAGTTTTAGAAGTTAAAAATGCGGTAGCGTTAGAAATCCATGAAAGAATTCAAATGTTAAAAAATAACCTTGTGCCAGAAAATAAGCTGGAATATCTAGGCATAGATAAAGAAATTAAAGCATTAATCGAAGAAAGAAACGAGCTTATAAAACAAAACCAAGACCAAGTTATACAACATAATCAATCTATGGCATTTTTAGCACATGATTTGAAGACGCCATTAACCTCAATATTTGGATATGTATCCTTGCTATTAGATGAACCAAATATATCAGAAGAAAATAGAAAGAAATATTTGAAGATTATTCAGGAAAAATCCAAAGAACTAGAGAATCTCATCAATCAATTTTTTGATTTGGCCAAATTTCAACTTCAAATTTCTCATTTGAACTTAAAAAAAATAGATTTATTAAATTTGCTAATACAGATGAGAGAAACTTTTTATCCTAAAATCACCCAAAAAAACCTTAAATTTGAGATTGATATAGAAGAGTCTATTATATTTCTTGTAGATCAAGATTTGATTGCTAGAGCATTTTACAATGTTATAAAAAATGCTATACAATATACAAAACCAGGTGGGAAAATAAGAATTTACACCATTTCAAATTCGGAATATCAATCTGTTATTATTGAAAATGATGTCTATGGTATGACTGATGAACAAGCTTCTAAGCTGTTTCAACCTTTTTACAGGATAGATAAGTCTAGAAATAAATCTATTGAGGGTTCTGGTTTAGGATTGGCTATATCAAAAGAGATTATGGAAAAACATAAGGGTAGAATTAGTTCGGAATTGACTAGTTCAACTTTGAAAATCATTATGGACTTTCCACTTAAAATGACAAATAATTAA
- a CDS encoding response regulator transcription factor, whose amino-acid sequence MGKIVVVDDEKEIADLIALYLTNEGFEVVVFYDSQDAMEYLEDNIPKALILDIMMPKIDGLTMLTKIREKYYYPVVLVTAKNEDLDVIKGLMLGSDDYIKKPFNPLELVTRVKALLRRIEVYEELDKKQKMIFQYKDLQLNLETRDCYVKGKKIDLTTTEFEILTLLLMNIGKKLSSEWIYKSITGDDYYNMAYNSVATHIRNLRIKLGDSFENPHYIKTVWGEGYVIEKND is encoded by the coding sequence ATGGGAAAAATAGTTGTTGTGGATGATGAAAAAGAAATAGCTGATTTAATAGCTTTGTATTTAACAAACGAAGGATTTGAGGTGGTTGTTTTTTATGACTCTCAAGATGCTATGGAGTACTTAGAAGATAATATTCCTAAAGCCTTAATTTTGGATATTATGATGCCTAAAATAGATGGTTTGACTATGTTAACAAAAATAAGGGAGAAATATTATTATCCTGTAGTTTTAGTTACGGCCAAAAATGAAGATTTAGATGTTATTAAGGGATTGATGTTAGGAAGTGATGATTACATCAAAAAGCCTTTTAATCCTCTAGAGCTAGTGACTAGGGTAAAGGCATTGTTACGCAGAATAGAAGTATATGAAGAGCTTGACAAAAAGCAGAAAATGATATTTCAATACAAGGATCTACAGCTGAACTTGGAGACCCGAGATTGCTATGTGAAAGGAAAGAAGATAGATTTAACAACAACAGAGTTTGAAATATTAACATTATTGTTGATGAATATTGGCAAAAAACTTTCATCCGAGTGGATTTATAAGAGTATTACTGGAGATGACTATTATAATATGGCTTACAATAGTGTGGCAACCCATATCCGAAATTTAAGGATAAAATTAGGAGATTCTTTTGAAAATCCCCATTATATCAAGACCGTTTGGGGGGAGGGATATGTTATTGAAAAAAACGACTAA
- the istB gene encoding IS21-like element helper ATPase IstB, whose translation MLREELFNKLKYCKLSGMIDVFDRVLEEALDKELNHLEFFEMLLDEKVINRENRRYNRLLKNACFPTIKTIDTFDFSKAPFLNKKEIMELFTLDFLNDNQNIIFIGDQGTGKTHIVTSIGVETCKQGKSVLFFTAASLGNKLIEMQEQLALGKFIEKLRKVDLLIIDELGYVSLSHRSTQLLFQVFSERYEKGSIMIISNLEFGEWGNIFNDEIMAAAIIDRLIHNSIIKSFKGSSYRLLSRQEKIV comes from the coding sequence ATGTTGAGAGAAGAGCTATTCAATAAACTAAAATATTGTAAACTTTCAGGAATGATAGATGTATTTGATAGGGTACTAGAGGAAGCTTTAGACAAAGAATTAAACCACTTGGAGTTTTTTGAAATGCTTTTAGACGAGAAGGTAATAAATAGAGAAAATCGTAGATACAATAGGCTATTGAAAAATGCATGTTTCCCAACCATTAAGACCATAGACACCTTCGATTTTTCCAAGGCCCCCTTCCTTAATAAAAAGGAAATCATGGAACTATTTACCCTTGATTTCCTAAATGATAATCAAAATATAATATTTATTGGAGACCAAGGGACTGGAAAAACCCATATAGTAACATCAATAGGAGTAGAAACATGTAAACAAGGTAAATCAGTATTATTTTTCACAGCTGCATCCCTTGGAAACAAGCTTATAGAAATGCAAGAACAATTAGCCTTAGGTAAATTTATTGAAAAACTTAGAAAAGTAGACCTATTAATAATAGACGAATTGGGATACGTCTCCTTATCCCATCGTTCTACCCAACTGCTATTTCAAGTCTTTTCAGAGAGATATGAAAAAGGCTCAATAATGATAATCAGTAATCTTGAATTTGGAGAATGGGGAAACATATTTAACGATGAAATAATGGCTGCTGCTATTATTGACCGTCTAATACACAATAGTATTATAAAATCTTTTAAGGGATCAAGTTACCGTTTATTAAGCCGGCAAGAAAAGATTGTATAA